A DNA window from Mus pahari chromosome 13, PAHARI_EIJ_v1.1, whole genome shotgun sequence contains the following coding sequences:
- the Fbxl5 gene encoding F-box/LRR-repeat protein 5, with the protein MAPFPEEVDVFTAPHWRMKQLVGRYCDKLSKTNFSNNNDFRALLQSLYATFKEFKMHEQIENEYIIGLLQQRSQTIYNVHSDNKLSEMLSLFEKGLKNVKNEYEQLNYAKQLKERLEAFTRDFLPHMKEEEEVFQPMLMEYFTYEELKDIKKKVIAQHCSQKDTAELLRGLSLWNQAEERQKVLKYSVDEKADTEAEVSEYSTGITHLPPEVMLSIFSYLNPQELCRCSQVSTKWSQLAKTGSLWKHLYPVHWARGDWYSGPATELDTEPDEEWVRNRKDESRAFQEWDEDADIDESEESAEESVAISIAQMEKRLLHGLIHNVLPYVGTSVKTLVLAYSSAVSSKMVRQILELCPNLEHLDLTQTDISDSAFDSWSWLGCCQSLRHLDLSGCEKITDMALEKISRALGVLTSHQNGFLKSAGKVASTPWTNKDITMPSTMQYACLHNLTDKGVGEEIDNEHSWTEPVSSESFTSPYVWMLDAEDLADIEDAVEWRHRNVENLCVMETASNFGCSSSGCYSKDIVGLRTSVCWQQHCASPAFAYCGHSFCCTGTALRTMSTLPATSAMCRKALRTTLPRGKDLIYFGSEKSDQETGRVLLFLSLSGCYQITDHGLRALTLGGGLPYLEHLNLSGCLTVTGAGLQDLVSACPSLNDEYFYYCDNINGPHADTASGCQNLQCGFRACCRSGE; encoded by the exons ctTTCTAAAACCAACTTTTCCAACAACAATGACTTCCGTGCTCTTCTCCAGTCTTTATATGCTACTTTCAAGGAGTTTAAAATGCATGAACAAAttgaaaatgaatacattattGGTTTACTTCAGCAACGCAGTCAGACCATATATAATGTACATTCTGACAATAAGCTCTCCGAGATGCTGAGTCTCTTTGAAAAGGGGCTGAAGAATGTTAAG AATGAGTATGAACAGTTAAATTATGCAAAACAGCTGAAAGAGAGATTGGAGGCTTTTACAAGAGATTTTCTCCCTCacatgaaagaggaagaagag GTTTTTCAGCCCATGTTAATGGAGTATTTTACCTATGAGGAGCTTAAAGATATCAAAAAGAAAGTGATTGCACAGCACTGCTCACAGAAGGACACAGCAGAGCTCCTCAGAGGGCTCAGTCTGTGGAACCAAGCCGAGGAGCGACAGAAAGTTCTCAAGTACTCTGTGGATGAGAAGGCAGACACAG aagCGGAAGTGTCAGAATACTCCACAGGTATAACTCATCTTCCTCCTGAGGTAATGCTGTCCATTTTCAGTTACCTTAATCCTCAAGAATTGTGTCGGTGTAGTCAAGTCAGCACTAAGTGGTCTCAGCTGGCAAAAACAGGATCTTTGTGGAAACATCTTTACCCTGTTCATTGGGCAAGAG GTGACTGGTATAGTGGTCCTGCCACTGAACTTGATACTGAGCCTGACGAGGAATGGGTGAGAAATAGGAAAGATGAAAGTCGTGCTTTCCAGGAGTGGGATGAAGATGCCGATATAGATGAATCTG AAGAGTCTGCAGAGGAATCGGTTGCTATCAGCATTGCACAAATGGAAAAACGTTTACTCCATGGCTTAATTCATAATGTTCTGCCATATGTTGGTACCTCTGTAAAAACTTTAGTGTTAGCATACAGCTCTGCAGTCTCCAGCAAAATG gTTAGGCAGATTTTAGAACTTTGTCCTAACCTGGAACATCTGGATCTTACCCAGACCGACATTTCCGATTCTGCGTTTGAcag TTGGTCTTGGCTTGGTTGCTGCCAGAGTCTTCGGCATCTTGATCTGTCTGGATGTGAAAAAATCACAGACATGGCTCTAGAGAAGATTTCTAGAGCTCTTGGAGTTCTGACATCTCATCAGAATGGCTTTCTGAAAAGTGCAGGCAAGGTTGCTTCAACTCCATGGACAAATAAAGACATTACTATGCCATCCACCATGCAGTATGCCTGTTTGCACAATTTAACTGACAAAGGCGTTGGTGAAGAAATAGACAACGAGCACTCTTGGACCGAACCTGTGTCTTCTGAAAGTTTCACTTCTCCTTATGTGTGGATGCTTGATGCTGAAGATTTGGCTGATATTGAAGATGCTGTAGAATGGAGACACAGAAATGTTGAGAATCTCTGTGTGATGGAAACAGCCTCCAACTTTGGTTGTTCCTCCTCTGGTTGTTACAGTAAGGACATTGTGGGATTAAGGACTAGTGTCTGTTGGCAGCAGCATTGTGCTTCTCCGGCCTTTGCATATTGTGGCCATTCATTCTGTTGTACAGGGACAGCTTTAAGAACTATGTCTACACTCCCAGCGACTTCTGCAATGTGTAGAAAAGCATTAAGGACTACATTGCCCAGGGGGAAAGACTTAATTTATTTTGGGAGTGAAAAGTCTGACCAAGAGACTGGACGAGTACTTTTGTTCCTCAGTCTGTCTGGATGTTACCAGATCACAGACCATGGTCTCAG GGCTCTGACGCTGGGAGGAGGGCTGCCTTACTTGGAGCACCTGAATCTCTCTGGCTGTCTGACTGTAACTGGTGCAGGCCTGCAGGATTTGGTCTCAGCGTGTCCTTCCCTAAATGACGAATACTTTTACTACTGTGACAACATTAACG gtcctcatgctgaCACCGCCAGTGGATGCCAGAATTTGCAGTGTGGTTTTCGAGCCTGCTGCCGCTCTGGCGAATGA